A genome region from Nocardiopsis exhalans includes the following:
- a CDS encoding DUF397 domain-containing protein, translating to MKKSPVSRTGWHKSSYSNGGTNCVEAREHPSGSDVRDSQNPGLGHLSFDSQEWALFLGGVKNPLSK from the coding sequence ATGAAGAAGTCACCGGTGTCACGTACGGGCTGGCACAAGAGCAGCTACAGCAACGGCGGAACGAACTGCGTGGAGGCCCGGGAGCACCCGTCTGGCTCAGACGTCCGAGACTCGCAGAACCCTGGCTTGGGCCACCTGTCGTTCGACTCCCAGGAGTGGGCCCTCTTCCTTGGAGGTGTCAAGAACCCGCTCTCCAAGTAG